One stretch of Erpetoichthys calabaricus chromosome 14, fErpCal1.3, whole genome shotgun sequence DNA includes these proteins:
- the marcksl1a gene encoding MARCKS-related protein 1-A, which produces MGSHLSKGVIVEGKAVVNEPAAKANGQENGHVKTNGDLSPKEEGEATPVNGNGSADAPKETEAAASDAIEPAPAAEEAKADGEATKETPKKKKKKFSLKNSFKFKGLSLKKNKKGSGENTKEAEAKTEENGPTAEASNASTSEAKESVPASEPKAEETAPDAEKQEDEATPKAEETPAKVEQQEAVENKAEAVPEAASKPADTEESSSATAPCEQKEE; this is translated from the exons ATGGGATCCCACTTGTCCAAAGGTGTTATCGTCGAAGGAAAAGCCGTTGTCAATGAACCAGCCGCCAAAGCCAATGGCCAG GAGAATGGACATGTCAAGACCAACGGAGATCTTTCTCCAAAGGAAGAGGGTGAGGCAACCCCAGTGAATGGGAATGGCTCTGCTGATGCACCTAAAGAAACagaagctgcagccagtgatgccATTGAACCAGCACCAGCAGCTGAAGAGGCAAAAGCAGATGGAGAGGCAACAAAGGAgacacccaaaaagaagaagaaaaagttctCTTTGAAGAATTCTTTCAAGTTTAAGGGGTTGTcccttaaaaaaaataagaaaggtaGTGGTGAGAATACCAAAGAAGCAGAGGCCAAGACTGAAGAAAATGGCCCAACTGCTGAGGCTAGTAATGCCTCAACAAGTGAGGCCAAGGAAAGTGTGCCTGCCTCTGAACCCAAAGCAGAAGAAACTGCGCCAGATGCAGAGAAACAGGAAGATGAAGCCACGCCGAAGGCTGAGGAGACCCCTGCCAAAGTAGAGCAGCAGGAGGCAGTTGAGAATAAAGCGGAGGCTGTGCCAGAGGCTGCTTCTAAACCAGCAGATACAGAAGAGTCCAGTTCAGCGACTGCCCCTTGTGAGCAAAAGGAAGAGTAG